One window of the Triticum dicoccoides isolate Atlit2015 ecotype Zavitan chromosome 3B, WEW_v2.0, whole genome shotgun sequence genome contains the following:
- the LOC119274387 gene encoding uncharacterized protein LOC119274387 yields the protein MPRSNEILPGLLAAKAIAARHQIREVIDGVAQFVTEVGLRQCAIREYNAHHITGDESGYWMAELEWAYREMVPVYASVQGMFLVRDPQFAAVLGNEQEIQLRNILIDARNTVDSINRLFVVMGSSASLFEYIVNNCSLLDPVAHQEAETILSEAINIGRLIQAFAGHLQFHLEVIANICNEGMLVPPLHQD from the coding sequence ATGCCGCGATCAAATGAAATCTTACCTGGCCTACTAGCTGCGAAAGCTATTGCAGCACGCCATCAGATCCGTGAGGTCATTGATGGCGTAGCACAGTTTGTGACCGAAGTCGGGCTTCGGCAATGTGCCATTCGAGAATACAACGCCCATCACATCACCGGCGACGAATCTGGTTACTGGATGGCTGAGCTTGAGTGGGCGTACCGAGAAATGGTGCCCGTGTATGCATCTGTTCAAGGAATGTTCCTTGTGCGTGATCCTCAGTTTGCAGCTGTGCTGGGAAACGAGCAGGAAATACAGTTGAGAAACATTCTGATAGATGCCAGGAATACAGTTGACTCGATCAACCGTTTGTTCGTGGTGATGGGGAGCAGCGCATCATTGTTTGAGTATATTGTGAATAATTGCTCGCTTTTGGATCCAGTAGCTCATCAGGAGGCAGAAACCATATTAAGCGAGGCCATTAATATCGGTCGCCTCATACAAGCTTTTGCAGGCCATCTCCAGTTCCATTTGGAGGTTATTGCAAATATCTGCAATGAGGGCATGTTGGTTCCACCCTTGCACCAGGACTAG
- the LOC119280503 gene encoding uncharacterized protein LOC119280503 translates to MAAAGNLPHPSPATLLNAVLDESASLDDRNAQWTEEAARELRNIAVAVRANAQARNVAGARAELTSTVQHLTPLLCHFMSEGVQMRKLRRMFRTAVGAPMVPAAAPDLPPFFRVGDQCMSQAEISNGILRNTSESMSGRVNAALTLLDVVEAGATNPDEVWGTVNEHLEEATTYTEMMVAQHTALVLHMRCVVMSIAAGVRLYVPA, encoded by the coding sequence ATGGCCGCCGCAGGGAACCTCCCCCACCCAAGCCCCGCTACCCTGCTCAACGCCGTGCTGGACGAGTCGGCGAGCCTGGACGACCGGAACGCCCAGTGGACGGAGGAGGCCGCGCGCGAGCTGAGAAACATCGCGGTCGCCGTCCGCGCCAACGCGCAGGCCaggaacgtcgccggtgccagggcCGAGCTCACGTCGACGGTTCAGCACCTGACGCCGCTCTTGTGTCACTTCATGAGCGAAGGCGTGCAGATGCGCAAGCTGCGGCGCATGTTCCGCACGGCGGTGGGGGCGCCGATGGTGCCGGCGGCCGCGCCCGACCTGCCGCCATTTTTCCGTGTGGGAGATCAATGCATGTCGCAGGCGGAGATCAGCAATGGGATCCTCCGCAACACATCAGAGAGCATGTCCGGAAGGGTCAACGCGGCGCTGACGCTGTTGGACGTGGTGGAGGCCGGGGCGACCAACCCCGACGAGGTCTGGGGCACCGTCAATGAGCACCTGGAGGAGGCCACCACCTACACGGAGATGATGGTGGCTCAGCACACCGCACTGGTCCTCCACATGCGATGCGTGGTGATGAGCATCGCGGCCGGCGTCCGCCTCTACGTGCCCGCCTAA